The Camelina sativa cultivar DH55 chromosome 16, Cs, whole genome shotgun sequence sequence TgaatctaatattttaaataatttaaaaatacatgcAGTACTCAATCTTCGGTTCGATTCTAACAATTGGGGCAATGATCGGCGCAGCTATGAGTGGACGAATAGCCGATTTGATCGGCAGACGAGCAGTAAAAATCTATTCTACCTTTTTCCAtgacaagaaaatattttaactctTGAGTCAAAATGGTAAAAAACTCATTTGTGTGTGTGATTTAGACTATGGGTTTCTCGGAAATGTTTTGCATTCTTGGCTGGCTAGCGATCTACCTTTCTAAGGTTATCTTccatctctttatttttaatcacATATTCTTTTGAAGtacttaaaaataatttatgtggTTTTGTAAATTAAGGTTGCAGTTTGGCTTGACGTTGGGAGGTTTTTGGTTGGTTATGGAATGGGCGTTCTTTCGTTTGTGGTAAAATCTCTAAAACTCTAGCTATTTATTGTGGAATTATGTTTTCAtcttttctaatatttattgTGGAAAAGTAGAAATAATGCTTTTGAGGATCTAGAATTACAAGAGCGTGAACTataaaacaacaataataagaaaaagGCCAAACTCATCTAtacttttaatttgtgtttgttaaCTGATGATCAGATTCCTGTATACATAGCTGAAATAACTCCTAAGGAGCTTCGAGGTGGGTTTACAACCGTTCATCAGGtaagaataatattatatagtacatttaagttattatttttgtaaatcaaatccaagtttataaaatatatacataacatatattattGAACTATTTCGATCGTTCTATAACAATGGTAAGATTAAAGTAAATCATTCACAACATTTCGTAAGTTTGCAGTTAATGATATGTTTGGGTGTCTCTGTGACATATCTCTTGGGCTCTTTTATTGGTTGGCGAATTTTAGCTTTGATCGGtaataatttcttacaaaatgtACATTTGATAAAACAATTTCTTAAAAGAAGTAAGTCATACTAATAAATCTAgtttacatgttttaatttcttcttgttttgataGGAATTATACCATGTGTTGTACAAATGATAGGACTGTTCATCGTCCCAGAATCTCCTAGATGGTTGGTATGTTATCCGCTTAATTAATGGCTATGATATAAGTAACTATTAAGATATTAATTATCAGGCTAGATCTAATTAACTCTGCTTGATGTTTGGAAGCTCCGAAAAGTTTtgaagaattcgagtttgaatatatatgcaaaaatgtaattgttcacaaacattCACAGGCAAAAGTTGGCAGATGGGAAGAATTTGAGATTGCATTGCAAAGATTACGAGGTGAATCTGCAGATACTTCATATGAGTCTAGTGagatcaaagtaaaatataacaCAAATTCTATATCTTGAACTCACAATTTGTTTGCTATAATAATGGTCGAATATGTTAGATGtcttgtattatatatatttttaggatTATACGAAAAGACTTACGGATTTATCAGAAGGTAGTCTAGTAGATCTGTTCCAGCCACGATATGCCAAATCTCTATTTGTAAGTTTTAACGTATGAAATTGTACAATAACTACAAGTTATCTTCATTATTCGGTATTGATGAAATGCCAAGTGGGTTTAGGTGGGAGTTGGTCTGATGGTATTGCAACAATTTGGAGGGGTTAATGGAATTGCCTTTTACGCTAGCTCTATTTTTGAATCTGCTGGtaacttacacataatattagATTTATGTGCCCATATATGTAACTATGTaagttaatatttaaactaattcatcatcttaattttgtaattttgtaactttgtagGGTTTTCATCCAAAATTGGAATGATTGCAATGGTTGTCGTACAAGTaagttgttcttttttttaatagcattTTTAACGAAAAGTGTCATCACACAACATCTAAGAACACCAACTCGTACGAAAACATTTTATAAGACAACAAAATTTTagaggggttattggtttgagatttgaatagagttttaacaactttaaatgttatgtaaaatgtattgttattagatcaagagcTTGTTAAACTCGGCTAAAGTTTAATGTTActagtttatgatttgtaaaaaattatttaaaatcttaacaaatttagGTTATTggaataatttataaaaatcattaaagttttgtattattcaattaaaacaaaaaaaatctatgattgttaatgaattcaattattattggttcatgattttacaCACTTTTTCACAAAATTA is a genomic window containing:
- the LOC104750292 gene encoding sugar transporter ERD6-like 5 isoform X2; this translates as MRGEIDEADLAPETSLIKKENQEPSATTTTTLLFTTLVAVSGSFVFGSAIGYSSPVQSDLTKDLNLSVAEYSIFGSILTIGAMIGAAMSGRIADLIGRRATMGFSEMFCILGWLAIYLSKVAVWLDVGRFLVGYGMGVLSFVIPVYIAEITPKELRGGFTTVHQLMICLGVSVTYLLGSFIGWRILALIGIIPCVVQMIGLFIVPESPRWLAKVGRWEEFEIALQRLRGESADTSYESSEIKDYTKRLTDLSEGSLVDLFQPRYAKSLFVGVGLMVLQQFGGVNGIAFYASSIFESAGFSSKIGMIAMVVVQISATGTCIGCFLIGLSFSLQVVSLFSGETSYIALTGVLMYTGSFSLGMGGIPWVIMSEIFPIDIKGPAGSLVTVVSWIGSWIISFTFNFLMNWSPTGTFYVFATVCGVTVIFVAKLVPETKGRTLEEIQYSIGYVQL
- the LOC104750292 gene encoding sugar transporter ERD6-like 5 isoform X3, translating into MRGEIDEADLAPETSLIKKENQEPSATTTTTLLFTTLVAVSGSFVFGSAIGYSSPVQSDLTKDLNLSVAEYSIFGSILTIGAMIGAAMSGRIADLIGRRATMGFSEMFCILGWLAIYLSKVAVWLDVGRFLVGYGMGVLSFVIPVYIAEITPKELRGGFTTVHQLMICLGVSVTYLLGSFIGWRILALIGIIPCVVQMIGLFIVPESPRWLAKVGRWEEFEIALQRLRGESADTSYESSEIKDYTKRLTDLSEGSLVDLFQPRYAKSLFVGVGLMVLQQFGGVNGIAFYASSIFESAGFSSKIGMIAMVVVQIPMTTIGVLLMDKSGRRPLLLISATGTCIGCFLIGLSFSLQVVSLFSGETSYIALTGVLMYTGSFSLGMGGIPWVIMSEI
- the LOC104750292 gene encoding sugar transporter ERD6-like 5 isoform X1, producing the protein MRGEIDEADLAPETSLIKKENQEPSATTTTTLLFTTLVAVSGSFVFGSAIGYSSPVQSDLTKDLNLSVAEYSIFGSILTIGAMIGAAMSGRIADLIGRRATMGFSEMFCILGWLAIYLSKVAVWLDVGRFLVGYGMGVLSFVIPVYIAEITPKELRGGFTTVHQLMICLGVSVTYLLGSFIGWRILALIGIIPCVVQMIGLFIVPESPRWLAKVGRWEEFEIALQRLRGESADTSYESSEIKDYTKRLTDLSEGSLVDLFQPRYAKSLFVGVGLMVLQQFGGVNGIAFYASSIFESAGFSSKIGMIAMVVVQIPMTTIGVLLMDKSGRRPLLLISATGTCIGCFLIGLSFSLQVVSLFSGETSYIALTGVLMYTGSFSLGMGGIPWVIMSEIFPIDIKGPAGSLVTVVSWIGSWIISFTFNFLMNWSPTGTFYVFATVCGVTVIFVAKLVPETKGRTLEEIQYSIGYVQL
- the LOC104750292 gene encoding sugar transporter ERD6-like 5 isoform X4 is translated as MIGAAMSGRIADLIGRRATMGFSEMFCILGWLAIYLSKVAVWLDVGRFLVGYGMGVLSFVIPVYIAEITPKELRGGFTTVHQLMICLGVSVTYLLGSFIGWRILALIGIIPCVVQMIGLFIVPESPRWLAKVGRWEEFEIALQRLRGESADTSYESSEIKDYTKRLTDLSEGSLVDLFQPRYAKSLFVGVGLMVLQQFGGVNGIAFYASSIFESAGFSSKIGMIAMVVVQIPMTTIGVLLMDKSGRRPLLLISATGTCIGCFLIGLSFSLQVVSLFSGETSYIALTGVLMYTGSFSLGMGGIPWVIMSEIFPIDIKGPAGSLVTVVSWIGSWIISFTFNFLMNWSPTGTFYVFATVCGVTVIFVAKLVPETKGRTLEEIQYSIGYVQL